One genomic window of Pseudomonas sp. LFM046 includes the following:
- a CDS encoding tripartite tricarboxylate transporter permease yields METLNFLAQGFDVALRPINLLVALFGAFVGTVVGLLPGLGPINGVAILLPLAFALGLPPETALILLAAVYLGCEYGGRISAILLNVPGDAAAIMTTLDGYPLARQGKAGIALSLSAMSSFIGSTIATIGVVLFAPILANWAVAFGPAEYFMLMVFAIACLGGMVGDKPVKTLLSALIGLGLATVGVDATTGVYRFTFDSVGLSDGIQFVIVVIGLFSVSEVLLMLEHTATGQQAVKASGRMLFNFKEFTFTWWSSVRSSLSGFVIGVLPGAGATIASAITYMSEKRMAGSSGRFGDGDLRGVAAPEAANNASACGSLIPMLTLGVPGSGTTAVMIGALTLYNITPGPLLFEQQPDVVWGLIASLFIGNVILLVMNIPLVGLFARMLSVPNWILVPAITVVSVVGVYAVHSTTFDLVLMAALGVFGYLLRKMDFPLSSLILGFVLGELMESNLRRALSITDGDLGILWSSPITIALWVLTAVMLALPGIRWVRGRAKAKLVAHA; encoded by the coding sequence ATGGAAACCCTGAACTTCCTGGCCCAGGGCTTCGATGTCGCCCTGCGCCCGATCAACCTGCTGGTGGCGCTGTTCGGTGCCTTCGTCGGTACTGTGGTCGGCCTGCTGCCGGGCCTGGGGCCGATCAATGGCGTGGCCATCCTGCTGCCGCTGGCCTTCGCCCTCGGCCTGCCGCCGGAAACCGCGCTGATCCTGCTGGCCGCCGTGTACCTGGGCTGCGAGTACGGCGGGCGCATCTCGGCCATCCTGCTCAACGTGCCGGGCGACGCCGCCGCCATCATGACCACCCTGGACGGTTACCCCCTCGCCCGTCAGGGCAAGGCCGGCATCGCCCTGTCGCTGTCCGCCATGAGCTCCTTCATCGGCAGCACCATCGCCACCATCGGCGTCGTGCTCTTCGCGCCGATCCTGGCCAACTGGGCGGTGGCGTTCGGGCCGGCGGAGTACTTCATGCTGATGGTCTTCGCCATTGCCTGCCTCGGCGGCATGGTGGGCGACAAACCGGTCAAGACGCTGCTCTCGGCATTGATCGGCCTGGGCCTTGCCACGGTCGGCGTGGACGCCACCACCGGCGTCTACCGCTTCACCTTCGACAGCGTGGGCTTGTCCGACGGCATCCAGTTCGTGATTGTGGTCATCGGCCTGTTCAGCGTCAGCGAAGTGCTGCTGATGCTCGAACACACCGCCACCGGCCAGCAGGCGGTCAAGGCCAGCGGGCGCATGCTGTTCAACTTCAAGGAGTTCACCTTCACCTGGTGGAGCAGCGTGCGCAGCTCGCTGTCCGGCTTCGTCATCGGCGTGTTGCCCGGTGCCGGTGCCACCATCGCCAGCGCCATCACCTACATGAGCGAGAAGCGCATGGCGGGCAGCTCCGGACGCTTCGGCGACGGCGACCTGCGTGGCGTTGCGGCTCCGGAAGCGGCCAACAACGCCTCGGCCTGCGGCTCGCTCATCCCCATGCTGACCCTCGGCGTACCGGGCTCCGGCACCACCGCGGTGATGATCGGCGCCCTGACGCTGTACAACATCACCCCCGGCCCGTTGCTGTTCGAGCAGCAGCCGGACGTGGTCTGGGGCCTGATTGCGTCGCTGTTCATCGGCAACGTCATCCTGCTGGTGATGAACATCCCGCTGGTGGGCCTGTTCGCTCGCATGCTCAGCGTGCCGAACTGGATCCTGGTGCCCGCCATCACCGTCGTCAGTGTGGTAGGTGTGTACGCCGTGCACAGCACCACCTTCGACCTGGTGCTGATGGCCGCCCTTGGGGTGTTCGGCTACCTGCTGCGGAAGATGGACTTCCCGCTGTCGTCGCTGATCCTCGGTTTCGTCCTCGGTGAGCTGATGGAGTCCAACCTGCGCCGCGCCCTGTCCATCACCGACGGTGACCTGGGCATCCTCTGGAGCAGCCCCATCACCATTGCCCTCTGGGTGCTCACCGCAGTGATGCTGGCCCTGCCGGGCATCCGCTGGGTGCGCGGACGTGCCAAGGCAAAGCTGGTGGCCCATGCCTAA
- a CDS encoding AbrB family transcriptional regulator, producing MPKWWLTPLVGGAGGWLASLVGWPLPWMVGSLLAVIAVRCLGGLPLAEVPGGRKCGQWVVGVGIGLHFTPAVIEQVLAHSGIILIGALATTLSSVIGISLMLRSGEDRATAFFASMPGGASEMVNLGKRNGAVLSRVAAGQSLRLLLVVLSVPALFQLVLGAPPSAHHAAPVDWGWLVLLLGGGALLACLMQRFHQPNPWLIGPLLVSAALCISFDLQLGLPQGASQLGQWLIGSALGCHFDRAFFRRAPSFIGRTLLATSLGMAFAAVAAELLGWLDGLDHRSLMLGMMPGGIAELSLTAEALQLSVPLVTALQVLRLLLVLFLAEPVFRRWQKQETHA from the coding sequence ATGCCTAAGTGGTGGCTCACGCCGCTGGTGGGCGGCGCCGGCGGCTGGCTGGCCAGCCTGGTGGGCTGGCCGCTGCCCTGGATGGTGGGCTCGCTGCTGGCGGTGATCGCCGTGCGCTGCCTTGGCGGTCTGCCACTGGCGGAAGTGCCGGGCGGCCGCAAGTGCGGGCAGTGGGTCGTGGGCGTGGGCATCGGCCTGCACTTCACCCCGGCGGTGATCGAGCAGGTGCTGGCCCACAGCGGCATCATCCTGATCGGCGCCCTGGCCACCACCCTCTCCAGCGTCATCGGCATCAGCCTGATGCTGCGCAGCGGCGAGGACCGCGCCACCGCGTTCTTCGCCAGCATGCCGGGGGGCGCCAGTGAGATGGTCAACCTCGGCAAGCGCAATGGCGCGGTGCTCAGCCGCGTCGCCGCCGGCCAAAGCCTGCGCCTCCTGCTGGTGGTGCTCAGCGTGCCGGCGCTGTTCCAGTTGGTACTCGGCGCCCCGCCCAGCGCCCATCACGCAGCCCCGGTGGACTGGGGCTGGCTGGTTCTACTGCTGGGCGGCGGCGCCCTTCTGGCCTGCCTGATGCAGCGCTTCCACCAGCCCAACCCCTGGCTGATCGGCCCGCTCCTGGTGAGCGCAGCCCTGTGCATCAGCTTCGACTTGCAACTGGGCCTGCCCCAAGGCGCCAGCCAACTCGGCCAGTGGTTGATCGGCAGCGCATTGGGCTGTCACTTCGACCGCGCCTTCTTCCGCCGGGCGCCCTCCTTCATCGGCCGCACCCTGCTGGCCACCAGCCTGGGCATGGCCTTCGCCGCCGTGGCCGCGGAACTGCTGGGCTGGCTGGACGGGCTGGATCACCGCTCCCTGATGCTGGGCATGATGCCGGGCGGTATCGCCGAACTCAGCCTCACGGCTGAAGCCCTGCAGCTGTCGGTGCCGCTGGTCACCGCCTTGCAGGTACTCCGACTGCTCCTGGTGCTGTTCCTCGCCGAGCCGGTATTCCGCCGCTGGCAGAAGCAAGAGACCCACGCTTAG
- a CDS encoding DUF6279 family lipoprotein, which produces MYGRTVCLRPLLFGLILLLAACSRLDLAYRNLDVVIPWWIGTFVTLDDNQERWLEPRLRKHLDWHCRTQLPEYVAWLEQLSQLSQRPSLTQTDLQGQFSQVRDAILGIAVEITPTALGLAESLSPSQMGELYVAMDERNAELHEEHVAPPLKEQIAARAERMRGHVEDWMGPLRPSQQARIDAWAKAQGDYNRVWEENRQNWQKELRNTLYARHNTDFPSRFTALLQQPESFWTPAYRKAYPAAEEAMARLLADLFNSADERQRSVLRQRIGDLVADLKGLECYPG; this is translated from the coding sequence ATGTACGGACGCACCGTCTGTCTACGCCCCCTGCTGTTCGGGCTCATCCTGCTGCTGGCCGCCTGCAGCCGCCTCGATCTGGCGTACCGAAACCTCGACGTGGTCATCCCCTGGTGGATCGGCACCTTCGTCACCCTCGACGACAACCAGGAGCGCTGGCTGGAACCTCGCCTGCGCAAGCACCTGGACTGGCACTGCCGGACCCAGCTGCCGGAGTACGTCGCCTGGCTGGAACAATTGAGCCAGCTCAGCCAGCGCCCCAGCCTCACGCAAACGGATCTGCAGGGCCAGTTTTCCCAGGTCCGCGACGCCATTCTGGGCATCGCCGTGGAGATCACTCCCACCGCGCTGGGCCTGGCGGAGAGCCTGTCGCCCTCACAGATGGGCGAACTTTACGTGGCCATGGACGAACGCAATGCCGAGCTCCATGAAGAACACGTCGCCCCGCCCCTGAAGGAACAGATCGCGGCGCGGGCGGAACGCATGCGCGGGCATGTCGAGGACTGGATGGGGCCGCTGCGGCCGAGCCAGCAGGCGCGCATCGACGCCTGGGCCAAGGCCCAGGGCGATTACAACAGGGTCTGGGAAGAGAACCGCCAGAACTGGCAGAAGGAGCTGCGCAACACCCTCTACGCCCGCCACAACACGGACTTCCCGTCACGCTTCACCGCCTTGCTGCAGCAGCCGGAATCCTTCTGGACACCGGCTTACCGCAAGGCCTACCCGGCGGCGGAAGAGGCCATGGCGCGGCTGCTGGCGGACCTGTTCAACAGCGCCGACGAGCGTCAGCGCAGCGTACTGCGCCAACGCATCGGCGATCTGGTGGCGGACTTGAAGGGACTGGAGTGCTACCCGGGCTGA